In Cryptococcus neoformans var. neoformans B-3501A chromosome 3, whole genome shotgun sequence, the DNA window TGCGCTCAACCTGGAAATCattgtcaacaacaaggtTACCGACGATGGTCTAGCCGTTATCCAACTCGAAACTGCCATCGGTGCTGCTATCAAGGTGATTGGCTACATTGATGAGAAAATCCCAACATTTTGCTGACCTCATACAGCACTTCGACTCTGCCATCGGCATCAACGTTCCTCGATCACGATTTTTGCCTGTAAAGTCTTGCTCGTAAGTGCTCATCATTGGGCATAGAGTTTGGAGCTAATTGAGATACAgtgatcttcttctcatcaagTCCAAGCTCTACAATCTTGAGCACGGTGTTTTGACCATGGACAGGTCCCGAGAATTTGGAGGCACCCCTGTTGTCAAGCTTGGTGGCGAGTTCAAGAAGGTTGCCAACTTTGAGAAGCGATTCAAGTCTATCCCCAACATCACCGAGCTCGACCATCTTACTGTTTCTGGCGATGTCTGGTTCGGTAAGAGCGTGAGGCTTGCTGGTACTTGTATCATTGTCGCCACTGAGGGCAACAAGATCATGATCCCCGACGGTACCAACCTCGAGAACAAGTTGATTACTGGTAACCTTTCAATCATTGACCATTAAGCATGAGGATGTAGGTTTGAGAGGTTGTGGCGGTGTCTAAtgtttcctcttctgtccGGAGGGTATTGTGGGAATGGCTGTATAAATAAAATTCGTCATGCATCCCAAAGATATGACTGATTGATTTGCACGTAAGACGTGGTTGTATATACATATTACGGGCGCGAACGAATGCTTTGCTGTTGTATACGTAAGCTGCTGGGACGACCTCCACTCTGCTTCGTACATAGACTCAGCTAATCCATTCGTTTTCGACATTCGTCCTGTCTCAATCTTTCGTCCAAGTAGCCAGCAGCGGATCCACGGTCAGGGAACGCCCATGTCCTATATCCTCACGTCTTTCCTCGCTTCTTTCCTGCCTTCACAGATCACCACCGCTATCCTTCCTTATCTCTCCGCCAATCTTCCGGCCATCTTCCCCCCAGCACCTAGGGGCTCGCCACGTTACTTGCATAATTACCGCCTTGCATTTACTGGGGTCATATGCATATGGCAGGGCTACTCCTTCTTGAAGGATGGTCTGGGCAATGGCGATGATTGGTATCGCTTGCTGAATGTACAGGGAAAtgctgatgaagatgcaCTCAAAAGTGCTTTCAGGACTCTGTATGTCCAGCCTTCATTTTCAGATGTATGAACACCTGCTTATATAGACTGTGACCCTTAAGTGCCAGGAAGCACCATCCAGACAGGGCTGGCAAGGACAACGACGATCACTTCATCCTAGCTCGCAAAGCATATGAAACGCTTTCTGACCCGGTGAAGCGATACGCATATGATAGGTGATTGACAgttgtggaagaagagcgtgCGTGTAGAGCTGATACCCATCTTCAATAAGATTTGGTCCTAAGATCTTACAATGGAAAGCCGCATCGGTCAGGGAGTACATCCTTTTTGGTCTCCAGAACTCAATAGGTTTCTACATCGTCTCTGGTGGCATTATGTTAATATTGGCTCGCAAGTTTCCCTTCAACTGCTATTTGAAGAAATGTATAACACTAACTCATTCAGCAGTCCTTGGGAAAGGTCGTTCAGGATCATATGTAAGTTTACCTATACTGCTATTGGTACTTTGAAAGCTGATGCAACTGTCAAGTGGATCCACACCCTATTTGCatttctcttcattctcgAATTGTCCCTAATCCTTTCTCCATCAATACATGCGCCCCCCATTCTCGCCCGTTTATtcatcccctccttcttgcttcAAAAACCACAATTCATTCAAATATCGCTTCTCCATCGACTCTTCGCTTCTCTATCCGTCAGCCTACCCCAACTGCTGAGTGTTTGGAACacagatgaggatgaagcaTCCAaagcaaggaaggaagatgaaggctGGAGAGTCGTTGTAGGATTGTTGAAAAATCtcaatgaagaaggtaCAAATTCCCCCTTATCCCTCAGCACTTCGTGTTAAATGCTCACGGATCCTAGCCGTGAATGAATTTCATGCCGAAGTCATGCCGCTCTTGTCCACAGGTGATCAAAATGCTACGATGGCCTTGATTAAGAACGCAATGGAAAATGGTATGTTGTCCATGGTTTTCATCAATCGAAAGCCTCAGATTTGACACTGTTATCCATCTTAGTGATGGTGGATCGGGCACTTGTATCCCATCCTCGCATACATGAAACATATCGAGCTGCTCGTTTGAGAGCTAGTCACAGCACTCCATCCAAAATACCGTTGAGCTTTCCAGCAAAACGTGCTCCTTCATCGATATCATCACAAAATCCTTCTAGAGAGCTTTCGACAGCGGGCGGATGTACACCGTCCTCGTCCGTTAAGGATGTTTTTGCTGAGCAGTTACTTATGGCGGTGGACACTCCTTTGCCGCCTAGTCCACCGCCAACACCTCGATCAGGTCCTTGGCGTCTGGAATAGGTTTTGACGCGCTTGAGGATAGTTCTGTGTATCATGCATGGTGTTTGTATCATGGTCTATTGGCAACAAAACGGTAACAATTAATGATCTATACGATTCATCCAACGTCAATCGGCCTTCTTCACATTCTATTAATTTCATGTTCGCTTCTTTCCAAAcatcttttcatcatcGGGAATCACTTTTTTGAATGATGGGCAGTTACAAATCTCCTCAATGTAATTTTCGTCCCTTAGTCGTTTCAATGCAGCAAGGCACACGTGTCGGATAGTAACATGCTGTGTGAAGGCACACTCACGAGCTATTTCTTTGTCGTGACAAGTAACTATGGCAGAGCATGAGACATCTTGTTTGTGCCAATTGAGATGACCGAAAGAGCTTACCGACGCCCTGATTTAACTTGGGCCCCTCAGCTGTTAAATTCCAGGATTGACACCCTTTTTTCTGCATCCATCTTGTCAACATTGCTTTGGGGTGAGGGTCGAAGCCGTTCGGGCCTCTGCAGTATTTTGCCAAAAAAGGTGCGATATGTTCAGTGAAGATTTTTTGGGTAGGTTCGAGGGAAAAGTTGCAGTCGTCAAAGATGGCACCAAAGACAATCTCGACTATACTGCCGTTGACCTGTATATTTTGTTAGATTGCTTAGTTTTGTTATAGGGTATGGAAGACGGAATGGACGAGTTTATACTCTTGAAAGGGATGAACGTACGCGAGAAATGACCACTTCCTCCCAATAATGCATGCCGCCTTCCTTATTCTCATTCAGGTCTTCATCTGCTTGAGCTTTTGCCTTTTGCATGAAATGGGTGGCTCGCTTAAGTTCAGAACGGGAATGGTCATCACCGTCAATGATAAGGTCTGACATTCCAAGCTCAACGGCAAGGGCGCATCGCAACCCCTTGAGAAATAATTCATTAGCAGATGCAGGTACGCAAATTTGGGCTTGTCTCTGCTACTTACTTCTGTCGTGCGTGATAGCTTAATACAGCCATTCATCAGATTCAACATTCAAAAAGACCGAACAGGACTTACTTTCATTATGGATAGCGAAGCAGGACCTTCATCGGGATAGCTGTCCATCAGGAGCTCAATAACGTCTGTATATACATAAGCTTACTATGACTGGTGGTCACTGCAGGGTACTTACAAAGATCAAGCAGAGCATTCCCCATCATCTTATATCTTTCTCGGATCCTTCTCGTTTGTTGCGCCGGCGCCAAACTCTAACAAGAAATTGCACATTAGTTTGTGGATGACGGATGATGTCGCAAACATACAAAGGCGTCCTCAAATTTCTTGTTGTCTTTAAATTTGTACCCCAAAACCTCGTAAGATGATTTTTTGAAAAAGTTGAGATATGCCGGTACATCAGGATTCTTGGGCTCTTCTGCTTTTGGCGGGGGTAGGACATGCTTGACATCGTCCCATGTATTGAAAAGATTAAGAGGCACCATCAGGTGGTGCAGGATGGCAATCACACTGTCAAGATCCTTGTTGGGCATATAAGACGCTCCTATTATAGCTTCAATGATGTCCGCAatgacctttttttttcgccAATCAACAGTTAGCTGCACGGTGTCAATGGGGTTCCAAGGTGCTCACCTTATCACCCAATACTCTACTTTCAGGGCCGTCGAAGCTTGTGGGCATTGTCTTTTTAGGTGCAAATTGCCCTGGCAGCAAGTCGAGTTCCCAGTCTCTCGGGGTCCACTCCTTCACTTTAAACTTTTTGTTCCTCACGTATTTGACCAATCCCTGCTTGACAGCATTGGCTGTAAGAGTACGATTGCTGATAAGCATATGACGATCTTGCCAAACTTTATTCATGTCGTCTTCAGAATCTGCTCCGCCACCTAAGAGATAGAAGTGCAGAGTGGTCATGAATTTGAGAAGTGTGTCACCCAAGATCTCCAGACGTTCGTACGTCCACCTGGGGACATTGAGACCTTCGGCCGCCGTAATAGCCTGCAAAGCCAGTTCGGGATCAAGGATGGAGTTGAACTCTTTAGCGGACATCTCTTCTGCGATAAGCATCGATTCCAAGTAGAAGATAAAGTAAGGTATGACGGTACATGTTCGGAAGACACTCGCGGGGATACAATGGCGATGCTCGAATTCTGGGACGAGGTATTGTCTGGGTCGTTCTTCAGCTGCCATAGCTGCCGTAGATATGTATGAACCTGTCTTGGCGAGGTTTACGGTTTCGACCTCGAGAATaggttgagaagggtcAGTAAGTTGTGGCAAGGTGACATTTCCCTCTTTGAGTACGTCGCAAATCGTTTTTTCGGGAATGTCGGGATGGGGTGAGAGAGGATGCAAGTCTTGACGGACGTCGATGATGTAACTGCGACGCGACATTTCGGAAGGAGCGGTTGCCAAGCTGTCAACAATCTCACGCTTGAGGGAATCATAATCATCAAAAGTGAAGGGCAATGTCAACGCGCCATCAGTGACGGCGTCGACTTCCTTCCACGATATATCATCGAGCTTTAAAGATGCGCTTTTGCCTGCGACTAGTTGCTCCTTTGTTGGGGGGACGTATTCTCTGCGAAGAGGGAGTAACAGCCACTTGACCTTTCGTAAATCCGTTTTGAAAACCTTTTGTACTTCTGCTCTCATCAACTTTTCTGTGAACACCAATGCCTGATCGAGCTTTCCCGAGTAAAAGGTGTCCATCTTGCCACCGTTTATCACTCTCATTGTGGCACACAGAGGCGGTTGTTCGCCCACAGCCATTCGCACCTCAACCTGATTGGACTTTCTGAAGACGGGAAGAGGCCTGCTTGTTAGCATGCACATCATCCTGCACTCGGGATGATCATATTTTCCCTCCCCAGCCGGTGAGAGCTGCAAAATAGAGGCGTGCAGTGAACGGGGGTTGAAGGGTGGACATGTACTCCAGAACTCTGGCGTTGTTTGGTAATCGTACTGGCCATGACCTACACCACCTGTCGGACGAGGCAGTTGGTCCTTGATGACAGCCTTTTTAATTTCCCATGTGTCATGACACCTAGACTTGGTCCCTTTCGTatcccccttcttcttcggtcGGAGCGGAGTAGCCTGGAAGTTATCGTCGACTTCTCCATGCTTGTGGAGTTCTTTGACAGCCTCGAAAGATGCTGATTGCTTGGCGAGAGCTTTATTGGCCCATGGCGTGGAACGGACAGGTCCGTAAAATGGGAGGTTGACGGTACATACCCGCAT includes these proteins:
- a CDS encoding hypothetical protein (HMMPfam hit to DnaJ, DnaJ domain, score: 84.0, E(): 3.7e-22), whose translation is MSYILTSFLASFLPSQITTAILPYLSANLPAIFPPAPRGSPRYLHNYRLAFTGVICIWQGYSFLKDGLGNGDDWYRLLNVQGNADEDALKSAFRTLARKHHPDRAGKDNDDHFILARKAYETLSDPVKRYAYDRFGPKILQWKAASVREYILFGLQNSIGFYIVSGGIMLILARKFPFNCYLKKCITLTHSAVLGKGRSGSYVSLPILLLVL